A stretch of Besnoitia besnoiti strain Bb-Ger1 chromosome III, whole genome shotgun sequence DNA encodes these proteins:
- a CDS encoding hydrolase, alpha/beta fold family protein (encoded by transcript BESB_049900), whose amino-acid sequence MPQTTAPDWHFANEKGRFHVTSFQGHKLACVVDIKYPSCNKVAILCPGLYANKCHALLSTIAEGLPVNSIRFDFHGNGESEGDNDWSFGGYVDEAKDDLHAVVEACASYNLDVVCLIGHSRSATTVLLHAAIFDDVPLIVSLAGRYDMRQGLEKHLSGEKFRAFSVLTAGTGMGKHADVLTATLENDKDVLKKQGSEVDEGVEFVSPDGRKRVITRKCVLNRLTLDLRKYFSQIKNTKKILIIHGSEDHTVPCEDATQMANALPQKKTNVVIIEKASHSLTDTQAIKAQVVQQIENFIAENGYSCKKE is encoded by the exons ATGCCGCAGACGACCGCTCCTGACTGGCATTTTGCCAACGA AAAAGGGAGGTTCCATGTGACTTCCTTTCAAGGTCACAAGCTGGCCTGCGTCGTCGATATCAAGTACCCCAGCTGCAACAAAGTCGCGATTCTCTGTCCCGG GCTGTACGCAAACAAGTGCCACGCGCTTTTGAGTACTATAGCAGAGGGGCTCCCCGTGAACTCG ATTCGGTTCGACTTCCACGGAAACGGCGAATCTGAGGGTGACAATGACTGGAGCTTTGGAGGCTACGTTGATGAGGCAAAGGACGACCTGCATGCCGTCGTAGAAGCATGCGCGTCGTACAATCTGGACGTTGTTTGTCTCATTGGTCACTCTCGATCAGCCACTACAGTGCTTCTCCACGCTGCGATTTTTGACGATGTGCCGCTCATAGTCAGTCTAGCTGGCAGATACGATATGCGCCAGGGCCTGGAAAAACACTTATCTGGTGAGAAATTCAGGGCATTTTCCGTGCTCACTGCCGGGACCGGGATGGGCAAGCACGCTGACGTGCTGACAGCAACTCTCGAAAACGACAAGGACGTTTTGAAGAAGCAAGGCTCGGAGGTTGACGAGGGAGTTGAGTTCGTTTCCCCAGATGGCCGCAAGCGCGTCATCACACGCAAGTGCGTGCTCAACCGCCTCACGCTAGATCTCCGAAAGTACTTCTCGCAAATCAAAAATACGAAGAAGATCCTCATTATTCATGGTTCTGAAGACCACACTGTGCCGTGTGAAGACGCCACTCAAATGGCTAATGCCCttccgcagaaaaaaacgaatGTGGTGATTATCGAGAAAGCATCCCACTCACTCACTGATACTCAAGCCATCAAGGCACAGGTCGTGCAGCAGATTGAGAACTTCATTGCCGAAAACGGCTACAGTTGCAAGAAAGAGTAG
- a CDS encoding ribosomal protein RPL14 (encoded by transcript BESB_049910), translating to MPLFTRYYQPGRLCVVQYGPDAGKLCFVVDIINQTRVLVDGAGVTGVKRQSMPVRRIALTDQYLKIPRSVRSATLKKALEKDDVIAKFNQTSWGKKRQVKEQRANMTDFDRFKLMVVLKQRRKVMQQKLKSLKK from the exons ATGCCGCTCTTCACCCGGTACTACCAGCCTGGTaggctctgcgtcgtccaGTACGGACCCGACGCTGGAAAG CTCTGTTTCGTCGTTGACATCATCAACCAGACCCGCGTCCTCGTTGATGGCGCTGGTGTCACGGG GGTGAAGCGTCAGTCGATGCCGGTTCGTCGCATTGCTCTGACTGACCAGTACCTGAAGATCCCCCGCAGCGTCCGGTCTGCGACCTTGAAGAAGGCCTTGGAGAAGGATGACGTCATCGCCAAGTTCAACCAGACCTCATGGGGCAAGAAGCGCCAAGTCAAGGAACAGCGCGCGAACATGACCGACTTTGACCGCTTCAAGCTCATGGTTGTCttgaagcagagaagaaaggtGATGCAGCAGAAGCTGAAGAGCCTGAAGAAATAA
- a CDS encoding aquaporin 2 (encoded by transcript BESB_049920): MDLDKKGIAAEFLGSFALLFGAGLLSMFRSDIFSYGLAVSLTYAVLTFVLYQFRIAQLNPILTLTEVFAGRVKAQHGAINIALQFLGATLGASLSALICGESGFLPAGVEGALSGKILLAQGVFCSTLAFAHIENSADVGRLPGIAVALITYAAYTATMGLSGYLNPAVALGTNIGNALQGTSVNSSQFASFVIIPFLAAAAGWGAYKLAYDNLLMSELFGSLAFTYCSCCAMAGGVQTWNTALSIGCIAAALVYTIGWKSGGAINPAISLATLGTGQTHVPDTFFYLLFQCGGGALGAILARYTMGPLSLFNILRSGSNGYDMLVLFVFSMLLMGAYTFTFGDIFGRPAGAVIGAVYAAFHLCFVKAASLNVQTTFGIIISQLLLNGYGEDWWNSIACLGIPILSALMSAGIFALLPGRYQRLP; this comes from the coding sequence ATGGACCTCGACAAGAAGGGCATCGCCGCGGAGTTCCTCGGGAGCTTTGCACTCCTGTTTGGAGCAGGGCTTCTGAGCATGTTTAGGTCGGACATTTTCTCATACGGGCTCGCAGTCTCGCTGACATATGCCGTTCTCACCTTCGTCTTGTACCAGTTCCGCATTGCCCAGTTGAACCCAATTCTTACGCTTACGGAGGTCTTTGCTGGTCGCGTGAAAGCGCAACACGGCGCGATCAACATTGCGCTGCAGTTCCTCGGCGCAACCTTGGGAGCCTCGCTTTCGGCGTTGATCTGTGGCGAATCTGGCTTTTTACCCGCTGGAGTCGAAGGAGCGCTCAGCGGAAAGATTCTCCTTGCTCAAGGGGTGTTCTGTTCGACGTTGGCTTTCGCCCACATCGAAAATTCTGCAGACGTCGGCCGGCTCCCCGGCATTGCCGTGGCTCTCATCACCTACGCCGCGTACACCGCGACCATGGGGCTGTCTGGCTACCTGAACCCGGCAGTGGCGCTGGGAACCAATATCGGCAATGCGCTGCAAGGAACGTCAGTCAACTCGTCTCAGTTTGCGTCCTTCGTGATCATCCCGTTTttggccgcagctgctggctggGGCGCCTACAAACTGGCGTATGACAACCTCCTGATGAGCGAGCTGTTTGGAAGTCTGGCGTTTACCTATTGCTCCTGCTGCGCCATGGCGGGAGGCGTACAGACGTGGAACACAGCTCTGAGCATCGGATGCattgcggcggcgctggtcTACACCATCGGATGGAAATCTGGCGGCGCCATCAACCCGGCGATCTCCCTCGCAACCCTTGGCACAGGCCAGACGCACGTTCCAGACACCTTCTTCTACCTCCTCTTCCAGTGCGGTGGAGGAGCTCTTGGAGCTATCTTGGCTCGTTACACGATGGGTCCACTTAGTCTCTTCAACATTTTGAGGTCAGGCAGCAACGGGTACGATATGCTGGtgctcttcgtcttcagcATGCTGCTCATGGGGGCGTACACCTTCACGTTCGGCGACATCTTTGGACGACCAGCGGGCGCTGTGATCGGCGCTGTCTATGCGGCGTTCCATTTGTGCTTCGTCAAGGCGGCCTCGCTGAATGTGCAGACAACCTTTGGAATCATCAtctcgcagctcctccttAACGGATACGGAGAGGACTGGTGGAATTCCATCGCGTGCCTCGGAATCCCGATTCTCAGCGCCCTCATGTCCGCCGGCATTTTCGCACTTCTGCCCGGCCGCTACCAGAGGCTTCCGTAA
- a CDS encoding putative 26S protease regulatory subunit 4 (encoded by transcript BESB_049930), with product MGNAQPRGGGFPGGADEDKEKKKKERKRLEAAPPAHVGKRKKRGKGPIGHSKLPTVTPITKCRLRLLRLERIKDYLLLEEEYITNQEQRKPAEEKNEEDVSRLDELRGTPLSVGSLEEMIDEQHAIVSSSIGPEYYVNILSFVDKDLLEPGCSVLLHNKTSSIVGILNDEVDPLISVMKVEKAPLETYADIGGLEKQIQEVKEAVEFPLTHPEFFDDIGISPPKGVILYGPPGTGKTLLAKAVANETSATFLRVVGSELIQKYLGDGPKLVREMFKLAHEHAPSIVFIDEIDAVGTKRYDATSGGEKEIQRTMLELLNQLDGFESKGDVKVIMATNRIESLDPALIRPGRIDRKIQLPNPDTKTKRKIFQIHTAKMTVADDVDLEEFVMAKDELSGADIKATCTEAGLLALRERRMKITQEDLRKAKEKALYQKKGNIPESLYL from the exons ATGGGTAACGCCCAGCCTCGCGGGGGAGGCTTCCCTGGAGGGGCCGACG aagacaaggaaaagaaaaagaaggagagaaagcgcttggaggctgcgcctcctgcgcacgTCGGCAAGAGAAAGAAACGCGGAAAGGGTCCAATCGGTCACAGCAAGCTCCCAACAG TAACGCCGATCACTAAgtgccgccttcgtcttctgcgcctggAGCGCATCAAGGACTACCTTCTCCTCGAGGAAGAG tACATCACCAACCAGGAGCAGCGCAAgcctgcggaggagaagaatgAA GAGGATGTGAGTCGCCTCGACGAGCTACGCGGCACGCCGCTGAGTGTCGGCAGCCTCGAGGAAATGATCGACGAGCAGCATGCAATTGTCTCCTCGTCCATCGGACCGGAGTATTACGTCAACATCCTCTCCTTCGTTGACAAAGACCTGCTCGAGCCCGGCTGCAGTGTCCTACTTCACAACAAG acGAGCAGCATCGTGGGCATCCTGAACGACGAAGTCGATCCTCTCATCTCTGTCATGAAGGTCGAGAAGGCCCCGCTGGAGACCTACGCAGACatcggcggcctcgagaaGCAGATTCAG GAAGTGAAGGAAGCCGTTGAATTTCCGCTGACGCATCCTGAGTTCTTCGATGACATCGGTATCAGTCCACCCAAGGGTGTCATTCTGTACGGGCCTCCGGGAACAG GGAAGACGCTTCTGGCGAAGGCCGTCGCGAACGAGACGTCCGCCACGTTCCTGCGCGTTGTCGGCAGTGAGCTGATTCAGAAGTACCTCGGCGACGGCCCCAAGCTCGTCAGAGAGATGTTCAAGCTCGCCCACGAGCATGCGCCCAGCATCGTCTTCATCGACGAAATCGACGCTGTGGGGACGAAGAG ATACGACGcgaccagcggcggcgagaaagAGATCCAGCGCACGATGCTTGAACTGCTGAATCAGCTGGACGGTTTCGAGAGCAAAGGCGACGTGAAGGTCATCATGGCGACCAACCGCATCGAGAGCCTCGATCCCGCGCTCATTCGCCCCGGCCGCATCGACAGGAAGATTCAGCTGCCGAATCCCGacacgaagacgaagcggaaaATCTTCCAG ATCCACACCGCAAAGATGACAGTGGCTGATGACGTCGACCTGGAAGAATTCGTCATGGCCAAGGACGAGCTTTCTGGCGCAGACATCAAA GCTACGTGCACGGAGGCGGGCCTGCTTGCCCTGCGTGAGAGGCGCATGAAGATCACGCAGGAGGAtctgaggaaggcgaaggagaaggcgctcTACCAGAAGAAGGGCAACATTCCCGAGAGTCTGTACCTGTAG